gaaataatCATTCTCTAGGTCAATCACTTGAAAAGGCTTCGTCCAAAACCATAACATCTCCATCCTCCACATCAATATTGTCAATGAGATTGTCCCTGGAAGGCTAGTACTGCTACTGCTTCAGATTCAAATTCATTCCCTTTTATCACCACCTTCTTGTAATCTATGGTGTCCACTTGCAGAGAAGCAAAAGTAACACTGAATTTCACTTTCTTGGTGCCACGATCCGATTCAAGGTTTTCAGAGTTATCAGTCTCTCTACTGGGGAGGAAGTCTAAAAAGCTTTTGGAATCCATGATTAATgggatctttttcttttttttactttttcagaGTTATAAcattgaattttgaatattgGATGATTAGAGAGGAAGCTCATCCATTTTACTTGAATTGTTCATCTTTAAGGTTGTAGGCTGTGTTTGATTCTCGATGCTTGAGCTTGTGGCTAAATTAGTGGGGGAATCAGAAGGCAAAGAAGATGAAGTCAGGTCATGTTTGGGCAAGGAAGAGATGGCTGCGGCAGGCGATGGTGTGATGCTTGCCATAGCTGAACAACTATCTTGCCCTGGAGATGCAATGGAGGGATTATGATTGCTAACTACAGAATTTGCTGCCAGCAATTCcaatatttttatccttttggaaagaaaatgcaaaaatagTGCTCATCAGTTGAAACAAGCAAACCTTTTTCTCTGGAATTGGAAAGCAGACAAGAAGGCATTTGGTAAATATATTGGCCCATTACAATATAGGAACAGGTAGGAAATGACATCAAATGAAGGTTCTGAAACTAGGAGTGGTTTTCTATTCTTCAACAAAACTACATTGAAGATTTTTGTGAGTTCATGTCAAATTATCTAAAATAGCATGAAGACGCAAGTTTGAGTTACTCTCTATCCTGACTTACCGACTTGTACTCTAAGATAGTAAAAAACGTTGGAATATCTGTACACTGTTCTATGGTGTCATATGCATGCACACATCTGCCATGGATATGCATAAATACATAACATAAACCCGCATCCTCATTGAGCACCAGTCAACGTCTTCGAGCTGTGTATGCAGTCTTCGCTGCACTCATCTCTGCTTGCTTCTTAGTTCTTGCTTCTTTTCCAGTAAAACTCCGTCCATCTATCTTCACTGTTGAAATGAAAGTAGGCGCATGAGATTCACCAGATTTCTCTGTACAATAAGTTGGTAAACCAAAACCTTCTCTCTGAGCCATATCTTGTAAAAGATTCTTATAACCAGACTCatcctaaaaagaaaacaataaattacATAAAGTGTAATCATGTGTCGAAAAGatacaaacacaaaaattgCAAGCGTAACCAACAGATTTTTGCATCACCACAATGAGTTGATTTAGAAAAATCACCTCTTCAACTCCATTCGGCAACAATGACATCAATGCAGCTTTTGCAGCTGCATTTTCAGCTTTGTTCAATGTCGGAAAATATTCCCGACTCTCGTAGGTTTTTCCGTTTACTGTGACGTTGCACTTAAAGCGAATAGCATGAGGAGGACCCTCACGCTCACAAGAATACAAAGGTAGACTGAAATTTCTCTTTTGCGCATACGTTTGCAGCCGGTTCTTAAACAAGTGCAGCATACCTGTAAGCCAGGAGAAAATTCAGATGCATGTGTCAAATACTGACTTGCCATCAAGGCACAAAATAAACAGGGGCGGTATTTAAGACACAAAATAAGGTGATTCAATATCAGGTTTTCATGGTCAGTAGATGCTACAAACCTATAAGCTAccaaatgaattaaattaccCAATTACAAAACAATGATTTTGATTACAGGCAGCAGATTCTCAACAGCCAAGCGAGGCACAACCGAGCacagagaaaatacaataacaataataaacaaagaaagacTGATAGAACAATTGAAGTAGAAATTCTTATGTTTTCCTCCATTCTATATTCCCaaaaaaagtattgaatgaGACACCAGGGAAATAGACACAAGGGAAGTTATCAGAGCAAGCTTAGTAGCATCTTAAAAGGACTTCCTCTAGCTCCATTTGTTGAGATTTGGGCATGGGGAAGAGTCCATTCACCACAAGTATGGCTGGAAAGCAAGATTCGCGATCTAACCCATCTTCAACAATCAAGAATTTTCATAAACTCTGTTATATATGGCAGCACAGCCATGTGGTTATGGTTACTATTTAGttcctttcatttttctcaAAAGCTGAATAcgaacaatttttattttaaaggaggTTGGTTAATCTTTTGACGCCATAAAGACAACtgatttagcaaaaaaaattctagatgCTGTGTATATAACCTGTTTGCATGCCTGTCAATTTAGAGAGGAAAACCTATTGTTCCCATAACAAATGGTTGCCGTTTTGAATGCAGCCATGAGTATCAAGCACTAAGAAACGGTAATGattttgtaaggaaaaaaaaatcaacactaaATTTGCTCTCACCTCCAAAACTCTCATCATTTTTGGCAACTGTCCCGGCTTCATTTGACAGGGGAGTTTGATTTGCATCTTGTACCGATTGCCCTCCGGGAGACGGACGAGTATTCTCCCCAGCGCTTCCACCCGGACAGTCTGCAGAAACTTCAGCATAACACCagtttcttaatttcttgatgCAGTGTAAATAAGCATAGGCACCACTAGAATGATTTATCATAAAAAGCTTCATGATTACAGGCATCAATCAATACATTCtatcaacaataaataaataaattataagaagcAAGCGTTATTATGCAAGCATTCATTCTTAATCAAACATTAATTTACAAgataatttcatttcattaaaaacaatagCCTAAAAAAGTCTTTAAAATATCTGATACAGTGCAATTAAAGCACAAGGAAGTacaaaaaagggaagaaatgaAGCGgtacaaagaaacaaaagggaTTCAATTACCATTAAggggggaggaggaggaagcGCGAGAGTGGTCGGAGAAGTAGTCATAGGCGAGCTTAGCAGCGTCGTTCTGAGCTTTCTTGGTGGAATAAGAGGGGTAAGGAGTGGAAAAGAGGGTGGCGTCGACGTTGACGGTGGCATAAAAGTGAGGGCTGTGCTCTCGTCCGTCTTTAGTGATATCATAGGTAGGGATCCCCCATCCTCTCTGCTGGCTCAGTTGTTGAAGCTTTGATTTGTACATTACTCTGTTATTATTCATGCCTCCTTccactctctctttctttcgtTATTATTGCCGTTGCCTGTGagtgatcatatatatatatatatatatatatatatatatataaagacacgCACGTGTGCTGTGTCTTTTTGTCAATCAATTCCCTTCCCTGGGAAGGAAggtctcttttatttttcttttattttctgatgATTTTCTAGAGAAAATGTCGAGTTTGATTATTCCAAACTGGGTAGTCACGGGTCATCTTCTTTATATCTATACTGTATATTTTTGGTATAGATAATTTCCATACTTTATCTGTTAAGCTGTGGGTATCtatatagatatttattttgtaattattatttattattaacaaaaaaataaaatagtaatatatatatttgaagcatgcatatatattaaatgataaaattataaatattatatatatatatatatatattatattattttcttgggtggggtttgataatataaataacatgctcataattattttataattaaagaaactTGATGGGGAAGTTGTTGACCACCTTAAATTTGTTTTCACCTCCTTAACATTGGCTTCACATATATTTGGATGTAATCaatagatttattattatttattattagtataaataatttttaatttattttattaaatacaaatataaaatttataatttataattaatttttttcttgatgaaaaaaaaacactcggCACTCcttttttatgttgataaaaaacaaaaaaaaaaaaaaacaaaaagtcctCCCTCTCGCAGCAGCCTAgcgttaaaaataaactaatgatGTTTTAGATAGCTACAACACATGTGTTAGCTAGGAAATGAATTTAGGCAGTTAATATGTCTTTTAGTGACTTTAATAATCTagtaacaaatattttatataatttaatttgttaataaatatattatattatttggtaaatataatttgatacaAGGTAATATAATGTAAAAATGTAAAGTTGTGAGGGTAAAAATAGTAATCTTATTTACATTTTCaatgaaatataataaacatgtattatagaaaaattttatttcaattaaacaaaacacaTAAATATTATGCATGAAGGAATTGTTTCAAAAGCACATTTAATAATCTTTGAGTATGTTTAAGAGTGtgataatggttattttttaaaatggttttttgtttagaaatacatcaaaaataatatattttttatttttttaaaactttatttttaataataatatattaaaatgatttgaaaatacatataaaaaattattttttaaaaaaacacttttaatatatatatatatatatatatatatatatatatgaaaagggagatatttttgttttctaatacttttaaatagCCCACTACTAGCTTAGTTTCgtaattaattatctttattttctagttttaattcaataatatgaTTTGATCTACGTGGTTAATTAGTGATGTAAGAAACTTTTAGCATAACTTATTAACTGTTTgccttaatttaaaaaaatttaaattttagtgcCCGTTTGGCATTACAATTCCGGCAATAGTTGGAAGCGAATATTGATTtaaagtgtttggttaatattAACCACGCTTTTTTTAACATGGATCCCACTCAAAAATTAAGGACGAATCTCAATTTGTGATTGATTTGTGCATGTGCTCTCCACTCTCTCATCGACTGCGCATAATCTCTGGCTCCacacagtggagagtgaattaattcactctccactgtttgGATATAGCGAAGAACATCTCCATTATTCTGTATGGAATAGAACTGACCCAAACTTAATTATATTGGATTGTGTTCGatccagtaaaaaaaatctaatttttttttaattgtattttacttgaaaaattagtatttaatattatttaataacactacataaattaaaagaagattGCATGATTACAtagtatttgcagaatttgatagcaatctcaatttcattcctgataatattttacctgattttgttacacgctcaaaaaaccatgaaaactgtagtctttatcgaatgaatttcgtacttgatgaaattataaataggttaatgaaaaaataaaaaaatatttgatataaaaatattatttatttaatgatataatagTAGCAATTaaatctgtaatatttaaattaaaaaccattaatattaatatatttctttatagttattttataacctgaatttaaaaatcattttttaccaaacatattacattattttttatttcatctcaatttcaactatagttttaaccaaacatatataaatatcaaactaacctcaattaaaaatattttttataaaataactttcaaaaaaattaccaCAATACCATACCCATTCTTATGGTCAACCAAACTTCTCCAACAAGCTTTCCTATTGTTACTATCAAACTTTGAAAGACTATTCCTCCTACCAACGTCGAAAAACTTTATGGCTAGCAAATCCAATGCATTAACTTAATGGAATAACTTAGTTCCTCACATAagtatagttattaaaaattcagTTCGATTCAATCttacaaattgatttaaaattcaaaacatgaataaaaatcaagtttttaattgaattaaataaaatattaacctgGTCAATTTTATTGAcctgattatatttttagagcgtgtttggtagtgtggtagcggttgtttttcaaatagcttttcgtgccaaaatacatgtcaatgatgtttttttattttttaaaaattatttttgacatcagcacatcaaaacgatccaaaaagtacaaaccgaactcaattttagtaaaaaaaaaaatcaaaatttgacgAAACACGGGTTGaaacgcactaccaaacggTCCCTTAGTAATCTACTTAATCAAATAACTAAATATAGTCAAaactcaacaagaaaaaaaaaaaaaacatgagggaGGGAGGGATCCAACTTTCAACATAATTGTATCTATATTCTATATCATTATCCATCAAAACAAGTAAAACAACTTCAAAGGTAATGTGGAGTCGAGGTAAGGTGCTTGAATGGCAAGGTGGAGTTTTATGAGAGTGGATATCACAGACATTAAAGCATTATATTTCACTATATCACAAAAGACTAAgagaagtttttttatttgagaaaaagtTTTCAATGATGATCACACCATTATGTCAATAATTGATTGGATAATGTCATTGAAATTAGAGTAGCCCATGTGAGTATAGATATGCAGGaattaagagcgtgtttggtagtgtggtagcggttgcttttcaaatagcttttcgtgccgaaaagcatgccaatgatgtttttttattttttaaaaatcatttttgacatcagcacatcaaaacgatccaaaaagtacaaaccgaactcaattttagcaaaaaaaaaaaaaaaaaaatttcaaaatttaacaaaacgcagttacaaacgcaatgccaaacactcTCTAAAAGGAGTGAGTCactgcataaataaaaaaggaattaagTAAGAAATAAAGTATACCAACCAAAGTTAAAATAAGCTCTagaattagaaaagaaatcaaagtttaaaataaattttataaggtaaaaaaaaaaaaaaactaaaaatttgacACAAGAAAAAGTTTAGAAATTTTGGGAAAACAATGTTCAGAACTCTTCTTTCATCccatcttttttatatagtagatttaaaaactaaaactgataaaaaaaaattaattatcatcttAATTAGCTTTGATTACcttttataaattcataattaaaccTCAATAATTTTGCTTTAGATGTTATGTATTTTTAGCTAAGAAAACttgagaaatataaaaaaactcttctaaataaaaattgattaaattcatAGGCTAAACTAAACGAAACAATAAGTTAGCAAAAACACTAATCCAAACCTA
This genomic stretch from Populus alba chromosome 19, ASM523922v2, whole genome shotgun sequence harbors:
- the LOC118027776 gene encoding double-stranded RNA-binding protein 4 isoform X2; the encoded protein is MNNNRVMYKSKLQQLSQQRGWGIPTYDITKDGREHSPHFYATVNVDATLFSTPYPSYSTKKAQNDAAKLAYDYFSDHSRASSSSPLNDCPGGSAGENTRPSPGGQSVQDANQTPLSNEAGTVAKNDESFGGMLHLFKNRLQTYAQKRNFSLPLYSCEREGPPHAIRFKCNVTVNGKTYESREYFPTLNKAENAAAKAALMSLLPNGVEEDESGYKNLLQDMAQREGFGLPTYCTEKSGESHAPTFISTVKIDGRSFTGKEARTKKQAEMSAAKTAYTARRR
- the LOC118027776 gene encoding double-stranded RNA-binding protein 4 isoform X1, with protein sequence MNNNRVMYKSKLQQLSQQRGWGIPTYDITKDGREHSPHFYATVNVDATLFSTPYPSYSTKKAQNDAAKLAYDYFSDHSRASSSSPLNVSADCPGGSAGENTRPSPGGQSVQDANQTPLSNEAGTVAKNDESFGGMLHLFKNRLQTYAQKRNFSLPLYSCEREGPPHAIRFKCNVTVNGKTYESREYFPTLNKAENAAAKAALMSLLPNGVEEDESGYKNLLQDMAQREGFGLPTYCTEKSGESHAPTFISTVKIDGRSFTGKEARTKKQAEMSAAKTAYTARRR